The DNA sequence GACATGTACCAATATTTTGGTAAAGTTCCTGTTTCATATATACGGTTAAATAATTCTGTCATAATGTCAAGTTGATTATCTTCTATCAATTTCAATACCTCAGCATATAGTCCATCAGGTCCtggcgctttgttgttttttagacgACTTATAGCCGATCTTACTTCTGATTTTGTTATTGTTGGTCCATTCACGACGTTGTCATATACTTCAATGTGTTGGTTGTCACTGAACAGTTCTGCTATATATTCCTGTCATCTGTCCAGTTTTTCTTGCGTATTGAATAGTATGTTTTCATCTTTATCAAACAGTGCAGTGGGCATTGTTGTTCTATATATTCCTGCCATTTCTTTGATCTTCCTGTGCATATTGAATATATCATGTTTTTTTCTGTAGGATCTCTATTTCTAAACATTTCTCTAACAGCCAGGATTCTTttgctaattttatttctttaagtaCCTTTTTGTGGTGTTCCTTGTACTTTTCTGCGTCTTTATTCTTAAACTCTCTTCTTTGCTCTATAAGCTCTAAAATCTGATATGTCATCCATGGTTGTTTTATTTGTCTTTCCTGTttgatgttgtttattgttgttgttACTAATACATCTTTGATCTCGTTCCACATTGTATCTATATCTTTCCTATTATGTGTTGCAATGTCGttaatttttgtgtttatttcttcttgcaTTTGTTGTTTTACGTTGCTTTGTTTCAGTTTTTGTATGTCCACCGTTCTTATAATGCCCTACTTTCGAGTTTTTTTCATCCTTACTCCCAGTTCAGCAAGCAATAAGTTATGGTGTGAGTTGATATCTGCTCCAGGATAGGTTTTTATTGAAGTAACCGCATTACGAAACcttttatttattagaaaataatctatttgatttctaattATTTGTTGCGGGCTATCGGCTGGAGACCTCCAGGTATGTAGCCTTCTAGCTCGTAGTTTGAATTGGCTGTTTATGATTACATTATCTGTTTCTTGAAAAAATTGTATCAGTCGTTCTCCTCTTTCATTCCGTATACCCAATCCATACTCTCCTATTATGCCTTCTACTGTACCTTTCCAATTtcggcattaaagtctcccatgaTTATACTGACttcttttttttcatatttttcgaTGCATTCCTTAATTCTTCATAGAAATGTTCAATCTCCTGCTCCGAGCTATCCGATGTCTTTACATAAATTTGTAAGATATTAAGGTTGTTTGGTCTTGCATTTATTTTCAACAAAGCTACTCTATCCGAGATTGGGAGAAATCCTACAACCGCATCATCCCATTCTTTCCTAATAATTTCCGAGCCCAAAGCGACCAATGGAAGTACCGCAACCAGTCTTTTCAGAATAAAGGTCCTTACAATAAATACAAGCACAGTTCTCTTCATGATTATGAGAAATATTAGGAAAATTTTCTTCCTCATCATTGTCTTCAAATAATTTTTTGGTACAATCTTCACAATAAGCAAATGATTCAGTTCCTGTGACAAATACGTCTCAGGTCGCTGTGGCTGCTGCGTTACCTCTCATTCAACCATGGTCCCATGATACGATATCTGAAGAAAATAATGCAGCCGAAATATTAGCACTTACCAACCCACAAGCTGAAAATTCATCTCAGGTTCCAACAACAAACTCCGGTCCAAACGGTTGTTTTAGCTGCTGATGCTACCAATGAACGTCCATCGTCTTCTGCTCTTGCTGTTCCTACTGAACTGATTTATGCAATGCCAAAAATATGAATTATTAGTGGTCAACGGAAATGTAAACCAAAAATTCGACAGAACTCGTTGGTGTTGACTTGTTTGACCAACAAATAAAAAACGCGAAGCCACcaaaaacatatttaaagaaAATGATGAGGAATATTTTCCTTATATTTCTGATGACGATGAGGAGGACTGTGCTTGCATTTACTGTAACGACATTTATGCAAGATCTAGGCCCGGAGAAAACTGGCTGCGCTGCTTACACATCTTCACAAGAAAAACGATAAGCCATGAAATTTACAATATTTGTCAGTGTTTTTAAATCAGAAAAGCATTTTTCAAACGCACTTTTAATGTTTCTCAGCTGTCTTGTAGTAGTTATAATTTGAGTCAGAACTTGCCATAGCTTTCAAAACTGAAAAAGTTTTAAAGacctttttgtttaatttactaaccAATAGCTTCATTTTGTTAATAACACTATTTATGGCGGTAATCGTGTCgataatagttttatttttaccttGCAGCTCGAGGTTAAGGATCTTCAAATGCTATGGAAGCAATGAAGTTGTTAAGCGCAATGTAATCACCATTCCGAAGATCATAAAACAACTCATCATAAACCAACTTATTTCTATTTGTTACTTTAACATCGAGGTTTAAGCAACATTCATAACCCACATGGTGGATGCTAGGATCTACAAGGGGATCACTTgcttttaagatatttagctctCTAACATTAGAACAaactaaatccaaaaatacattacgattattgagaatatttttatgttgatacaattttaaaaaaccaaaggctTGAGCAATATTCACAGCTGGATCACCTGCAGGACAATACACCATTACACCAAACTCATCATTCTCCCATAATGCATTGGGAAGATTGTAatcaccaaaaacatagatattcTGTGCTGAGTATTGCAGAACAACATTTTCCACAGTTTGACAATGCCAGTTATAGTAGTATGAAGTATACTTCACAAGGTAATTGTGGAGGTATGTAAACACCACTGACCACAAACTTGACTTCATTAAGTTGACATAAGATATATATTTGCTCAAACCGATCTTCACGAATACTAATGGTTTGTGATTTTAGCTTGTTAACAAACACTAGTACACCACTGCTACTCAACTTTGCACTGGTTCTCTGGGATCTATCACATCTGTAGATACTAAAACCAtcacatttaatttcacaatcaGTTATGTTATCATTCAAGTTACTttccactaaaataattatattgtacAAGCAGCAGGAAATACTTTTCAGGATCTCCGAAATCTTTGTACGAATGCGtccaacattttgataaaaactGTTAACGGGAAGGATACTcgttttttttgtagtttaacttCACAAACTGTAGGAACACCACTGCGGTATCTAATGCATAAATTTTCATCGCCAGCAAATTTTCTTTCCTCTAGTTCCTTTTTAGCTGCCTTGTAAGCGTCTTGTTCCATCTTAGTTTGATCCTTTGATATTCTATAAACAGTATTTCGAAGCTTATTACTAAACTTAAGAGCCAATTTCACCGTGTTAGCATTCCATATAACTTTGACTGGTCTAGCTTGATTGTAACTGGACACTTTGCCAACTCGGATAACATGTGATATGGTGGATTCCTCTTGCTGTAAGCCAAGTAAACGAAAGACCTCACACACCTGAGATTTGTCATGGCTAATGCGATCAGCTAAAACATTAGAGTTATATTCAGGAATTTTATAAATCATAAGATTTTTTGCTCTATCTGTACGTTGTACTTCATAAAAAACTGAATTGGCTGTTGTCTGTGAATTGCTATTTTCCATTAATATAATCTTTTCTTTGAGACTGGTGATTTCTTCTTCCAGCTTGGCAAACCTTCGCACAAACATAGGAACACTCTTAAATGCATCACAACAGGTCGCGCAAAAGTACATAAGTAGACGTGTCTGCAAAATAATTGCCCGTATCTCGGATGTGGACAAGCCAGAGCATTTTTCTGCAATGTGTATCCTTGAACGGCAACTGTcgcatgctattatttgcttttcATCAGTACCAAGATCTTGGGAACAAGCGCTACAATTATTGGTCattataacctcaaaattttatcttaaaatattttaGTAATCCTCGGCTTTTTGCGGTCtattatttatgaaatataaaaagcaataaccGACTTAACTATTAcgcacaatattatttttaatatgctttcaaaagttaaaaagtttttataaaaataaagcagcaaaattttgtttgttttgataaCCTAACCTGTTGTGAAAAATATGATGAAAAAAAAAGGACTCTTGTCATTAATCCGTAAATAATACTGAATTTATGGAGATCTTGTAGAAGTTTCATTTTCTCCATTCCTTGGTCTCTTAATTGGTACAATTGACACAACACTGTGAATtaattatttcttggcttcttctcatggcgccgtcttctttcgaaggttggcgatccaaatggcaattgtagttttggaaactgctacgCGAAAGATATCTTGGCTGCCCAATTCAAACTCCAAAAATGATCAAAAAGATTTCTTTGACCTACGTCTAAAAATAATTTGCACTTCATTGGCCAGTAGTGGACCTACTTTTTTTACAGGAGCATTGAGCAGCTCTGTTTCATAACGCATGATTCTCTTTTTCATCATACATCTATTTTCTGTCTTAAATAATAATAGTATCGTATGGCATTTTTGCCGGGAAATCTTTTCGGATTGTTCCGGTGCCAATTGCATCTTAAGTACTGTTTCAAGTAGCTAGTGTCGATGCACACTAATCCAGGGGACCGACGGCTTAAGTGCCCTCCGAAGCAAGGTGAACGGCTCGTATCACTTTTAGAAATGATGAGAATCGTAGAAAAGCGCAAAATCGcttaacgtttatttatttaatagctttatagaaactgacttcatttccGGCAAAACTCAAAAATTGCGTATAAAACCTGTACTCTTCATCtataaaacgcattttgatttttgtcgataggacactccggtcaaaagatatcgatttttaccgtcgagttgatacaaattttatttaaaaaaataatttcactcGCGTCGAATTGAAgtgacattcaaaatcaccggtcgcttcaagcgttgtttccgagagaacggtttattctacagagAAAATGGCCTTGGGAAAGAAATCGTACTGTTCAGCAGAACAATAAGCTTATATATAATAGTTTTATGGCATTACATTGACAGACTTACGGAGACTTGCGTATGATCTTGCTGAAAAGGTAAACATAAAACATAAGTTTAATAAAGGTACCAAAATGGCTGGGTAGGACTGGATTTTCAGATTTCGTAAGAGGAATGCTACCTTAAGCCTAAGACAACCTTCAGCAACAAGTCTGAACCGAGTTATTTCCTTTACCAAATCTGAagtggatttattttttttaagaaacatCCTTTTAAGTCCACTAGAACAGTTAATAGGAACAAAACCGGTATATCTACAGTACAAAAATCTGGATAGGTTTTAGCACATCAGGCATCATGTTTAGCAACACATAATTTTGAAGAATCGACTTCTGATGAAGATAAAGATGAATCAAAAATATGTAATGAAAAAGAATTTGATGATTGTTTTGGATTATTTTCCGAAAACACTGAAATGTGTTTGGTTTGTGGTAAATTTGGAGTAAAAACTGAACTACAATACAGATGTGTGTTTTGAGGATAATGGACTCACGCACTCAATGTGACTATTGTTCTATGAACTGAGTTCTTTATTCTagaaacaaattttgattttaaccTATATCTGCTTATCTTGTTTTCGTTCGAGTATTTAATGTTTTCGTATATAACGACACCATCGGTTGTctcattattttcttattattactaCTGTCGGCATTGCCCCAAAGTCTGGCGGAATTACCCCGGTGATCGGGGAAATACCGACACCTTGCTAAAGTTaggaaaatattgttttaaaatacgTACTTAAATGACATTATTTTACCAATATTATATACCCAATGGATGCGTAAAATTCCAATTATAGTGtagatattttcataaaaaacGTAACTAATATAGAataaatctgaaaatttaaatTGTCTTAAGATGTTGGGATTCTCCAAGTCTACCCTATTGTCTACATCTGCATCTAGAAAAAAGTTATACAACAATATTTGCGAAAAAATAGGGGAAATGGCCCAAAAATTGTGTTAGTGGTGAACTTTGAAAAATCGAATCTCGGACACTGTGAATCCTAAACAAACATAATTTTGAAGAGGAAGGATAGAAGTTATTTTCTGTAAAGCATTGCCTATACCTACACTCTCGTGGAAAAAAGTTATGGGGCCGGATAGAAAAATAGCGTGTGTTCCTGTTTTCttgcttcgttttttttttaatatttttttgtcaaaatgtcaatttttttacTGTTAAAGGTAACATTTCGAtggtaaatttaatttttaacaacttttctgtagattTATATGCATGAAAAAATGCATAGAATTCTCCCAAATGCAGCCTAGTGCACAACTAACTGAGAGAAAAACTTGTAATAAAGGGAGGTGACAGATGGATAAATCTTATCGCCCCTGTTTTGTAAGATGACACAAcatggaataatatcaaaacagcagtactgacagctatagaggaaagaaatgaagcacacaaaatgtatataacaagaagaacacgggaaagacgaacatcatttgaagtcgcaagacggaaagcagacaagatatgtagaaataaaaaaagagcctatgaaaatggacaaatagaaaaaatggaagaaaatttcaaaaacaacaaaattaggggggcttacgaatacctaaaaaagataaaaagtgggtataaacctcaaacaaCTCTATGTAAcgatgaaagtgggcaaataatcagtgaccaacagaaagtcacagaaacctggaagcattattttcaggcCCTAATTGGTAcacaagtagacatggaagatgaaatgggtacgaactaagtagaagagaatgaagtagagaatggagtagaagctccaaccacagaggaagttctcgaagctattaaggcccagaaaaacaataaattcccgagagttgacgaaataccagcagaattgtataaAGTAGGTGGCGACCACCTAGCAAGTCACATCTGGCAACAACATATGGCAAGAAGATAAAATACCCGACGACTATAAGAAAAGTAAAGTAtgcccgatctataaaaaagAACTACCTTTGAATTTCTctatgtacagcatataaattcctcacgtatattataaaccagcggctcccaccactagcagaaaataatATTGGAGAGTATCATACGGGCTCCGACGGGAAAGAtcgacactggatcaaatatttacagtcaaacagatcttgagtaaatcatgggaacatgacattgatgttcacaacgtgtttgtagattccaaacaggcatacgactcagtcaaacgGAACAAACTCTTCAAAATTtcgcagggagatgggctggccccaactttgtttaacctggcactggagtatgaggttaggcaaatgcaaattggacgaggaaacctactgaccaaccaAACGGTTCAACTGGTCGCTTATGCCGATGAtgttaatattatgagtagaacatcaacaggagcacaggaaacatacgcaAAGTTAACAACGTAAACAAAGATGCTAGGTCTGGAAATtgacacagaaaaaacaaaaattatgatacaggcgagaagaaatatagtcccacaaaacattatacatgaaggtgacattgaaacggttggaaaatttacatacctgggagtagaaatatatgccgacggatcagaagatggagaaatacggaagagaataacacaggcaaacagagcttattttgccctctcccatatatgtCGGTCTAAAAAtatccaccgaaatacaaagatgagatcctataaaaccttaattcgaccaatagcatgctatgacAGTGAAGCATGGGCCCTGAAAGAAACATCTAAAAGCAAACTTgatacattcgaaaggaaagGGCTCAGGAGAATACTAttacctgtgagggaaaacggaatcttcagaagtcgatacaacaacgagctttatcaactttataaggaagcaccactgtcagacttcattagaatacaaagattgcaacgggccggacatgtgataagaatgggagaggatcgGCTACCAAAAAGAGTACtaaatgctagaatgcagggaaatagactggttggaaagccaagaaaacactgggaagacacagtaaacagcgacacacaagcccttttaggagtctgTATagagatcagccacagacaagcaagggtggaggcaaaaaataaaggaggccaaggctcaatgcAAGGTCTACTCTGCAAACACTAGTTACTAATGTAGCAGAAATAAGTCAAAAATACGACCTACCTCAACTTtaacactaaaaaaaaacaaagtttatgATTATTAGTAAAAACCATGCACCGCCACAATTATTATCAATTAACAGTAAATAACACAAGTTAAAAGGTACATTTATTTGAAGAAGATCCTTCTTATTCTGTATATTATAGATGTTCTTGATCATCATAGCAATTCTTGTAAAACCAATTAAGCAGTATGCATTTCTCATAACATAAACTAGAAATTTCAAGGCTTCTAATTTCATTCAAAGTGTATGTTTTAATTGTATTCAAACTCACATTTTCTGAACTGCAGATAAACAAAATAGTAAATACTTCAAACCAAAAACTTAAAGGAAATGTGTAAAAAGGAAAAGAACAAAAACAGAATACACAATGTTCgtttaaagatggagttactacaaataaaatgataacttTGGATAGTGCAGTATAGGATAGAGTAATATGTAGAAAAATATGGAGAAAATGGAAGGAAAGGAAAGGTGcaattattttctattataacaCTAAATCAACTTTCGTTATTTCACTTTATtacatataatacaaaatttgtacaaaatatttaaaaaacaaaataaattgtcTACTTGGTTACTTGGTTGGGACTAAAACATTGTATCATACTTTTAGTTTTAGTGTATAGATTTGAGAGATGTGTATGTAAGAAACATTTTACATTTGGTGTTGCCCTCATATTTACGTGAAAAGTATGTTTTACATCTTAATCTGTTAAATCTGTATTTAATTCTTCATCTGTCTATATGAGCATTTCATTCTGTATGAACTGTCTTGTGGACACATTGTCCTACTATAATGAGTTGCTATCAAGAGCATTATCTTTATTTCTATGCTTCTTTAATTACAGCTCTCTACCTTCGACCTACAACTCGACTCATCTGGGTtacagtattttatttaaaataaaattttctcctcctctatcctttatccttcataaggatgtggtgacgttatggtatttgacgaatggttgctatccattcttctctctcctgggcgcggtgtgctgcctcagacagagagtaaccacTAActggttaaaaataaaatataaattgtatAAATTTATATGGTCTCTCTCTCATATATACTTGGGGCTGCACTATGATTAAAATATCTGTAAGAAATTCATGAATTttctataaaataaatttgtataattgtaaaaagttattAATCTACATAAATACTGAAGAGGCTAAAATAGAAACAACATTGTTGACTCTGAGACTTAGTTGGTCTCATGGACTAAATTTGAAAATTGAAATTATAATCATGAAAACCAATATAAAAATCTCATTAATAGTGTAAGAGATAGAACATATTAAAGCCCCAAAGTGACTACAAATAGTATACCAGGCACAATGGTAcatcttaatattatttttttggtaACACTGTTATAAcactaaattttcataaattaaatATCTCTAAAAAGTTATTAAATTATCCACTGTAACCTCAACACCATTACCAGCACCATTTTGAACTGACAAAGTCGTGGGTTCACTAAAACCATTTAAATCAACATGGCTATGAAACGTAGATTGCTTTTCTTtcgatttttcttttattttagttttttttacttCAGTGTGCTTCACCACACAATCTTTACTCTTAATGTACTCTAGCACTGGATCCTTCCCCGTTCTCATACTGATTTTGGTTTTTAAAATTACATATTGAGATCTCCAATATTCATATGATGCCATTTTTAAAGCTGATACCCATTTGCTAACATCACTATCACATCTACAGGAAAAAATATGTTTAGCATCCTCATCTTTAAGTCTGTCATTCACTTTAAATGTTATTGAAAACGCAAAAGGTATTCCTTTGTGGGGCCTCTCATATGACACTTGCGCATTTTCTAATATTAAAATACCTATAGGTTCGTCTTCTCCTACCTTGTAGTAAAACAATACATTTGACGTTAATTTAAAGTATCTTTCTTTAAAATATGGACGTTGATACCAGTCTAACCAGTCGTTTCCCTGGGGTTTCATATGATGTAAAACACCTTCTAAATCTGCTTTATTCTCTCCAAATGTAATCAGCTCTCTGTCGTTGTACTTCATTTTattgataaatataaatactgcAAAGTCTTTCTGAATTATATAATcagatattttattttaactatatCAGCATAACTTTAACTTTCTTGTCAACTTTGAATTAGaatattaaatgttttttattttatgtaactgTCAATGTCAATTCAGAAGATCTAGGGGTGTGTTAATTTCGCTGAAATTAATATCCAATATGTAAACTgtgcgtttaattaatttattaacattatttttaaagatatttcttacTGCAGTGAATACTAAACATTTTTGCACTTAAATGGTTTgtgcaataattataaaattataaaattatgaaAGCCTCCACATAAACTTAACACAGCCTAAGTTTGTTTAATTTTGGGTGTCAACGATGTCAACGtcaattatacatatatatatgtaatatttttgtttattttttttaggtGTTGTTTTACAACTGGATGTATGAATCTTAAAATAGaacttaaataatttaaatgggatgtaaaataattaagtaaaaaa is a window from the Diabrotica undecimpunctata isolate CICGRU chromosome 10, icDiaUnde3, whole genome shotgun sequence genome containing:
- the LOC140452177 gene encoding pleckstrin homology domain-containing family J member 1-like, with amino-acid sequence MKYNDRELITFGENKADLEGVLHHMKPQGNDWLDWYQRPYFKERYFKLTSNVLFYYKVGEDEPIGILILENAQVSYERPHKGIPFAFSITFKVNDRLKDEDAKHIFSCRCDSDVSKWVSALKMASYEYWRSQYVILKTKISMRTGKDPVLEYIKSKDCVVKHTEVKKTKIKEKSKEKQSTFHSHVDLNGFSEPTTLSVQNGAGNGVEVTVDNLITF